One window of the Alphaproteobacteria bacterium genome contains the following:
- a CDS encoding SDR family oxidoreductase — translation MRRQKALIAGALGVVGRALVEHLDDDPDWEVVGLSRRTPDFETNASFASVDLLDRAATQSALGEMSDVTHVFFAPYAPHETFAAEVAPNLAMLVNLMDAVEPAAKGLAHVQLMQGAKWYGVQFGKPYKTPAKENDPRHMPPNFYYDHQDWLVERQAMAQKDGKGWSWSALRPHGVWGFSTGSAMNMMTSLAVYATVSKHLGLPLRWPGNPALLDSVYQITDVALLARAMVWAATTPGAANQPFNITNGDYTRWKLLWPKLAKFFDMEVGPVQSVNTQTIMADKETVWAEIAEAHQLRKYAMSDIVTWPFLDYAFANGFDQMSSLTNIRQAGWTEVLDTEETVTDQLQKLRDNRIIP, via the coding sequence ATGCGCAGACAAAAGGCACTCATCGCCGGGGCGCTCGGCGTCGTCGGGCGGGCGCTTGTCGAGCATCTCGACGACGACCCGGACTGGGAGGTCGTCGGCCTGTCGCGCCGCACGCCGGACTTCGAGACGAACGCCAGCTTCGCATCGGTCGATCTGCTCGACCGGGCCGCGACGCAGTCTGCGCTCGGCGAGATGTCGGACGTGACCCATGTCTTCTTCGCCCCCTACGCGCCGCACGAGACCTTCGCCGCCGAGGTGGCGCCCAACCTCGCCATGCTGGTTAACCTGATGGACGCGGTGGAGCCCGCCGCGAAGGGCCTCGCCCATGTGCAGTTGATGCAGGGTGCGAAATGGTACGGCGTCCAGTTCGGCAAGCCCTACAAGACGCCCGCAAAGGAGAACGATCCGCGCCACATGCCGCCCAACTTCTACTACGACCATCAGGACTGGCTGGTCGAACGTCAGGCCATGGCGCAGAAAGACGGCAAGGGCTGGAGCTGGTCGGCACTGCGCCCCCACGGGGTCTGGGGCTTCTCGACCGGCTCGGCCATGAACATGATGACGTCGCTGGCGGTTTACGCCACCGTGTCGAAGCATCTCGGCCTGCCGCTGCGCTGGCCCGGCAACCCGGCACTGCTCGACAGCGTCTACCAGATCACGGACGTGGCACTGCTGGCCCGCGCCATGGTCTGGGCCGCGACCACGCCCGGCGCGGCCAACCAGCCCTTCAACATCACCAACGGCGACTACACGCGCTGGAAGCTCCTGTGGCCGAAGCTGGCCAAATTCTTCGACATGGAGGTCGGGCCGGTCCAGAGCGTGAACACGCAGACCATCATGGCCGACAAGGAGACCGTCTGGGCCGAGATCGCGGAGGCGCACCAGCTGCGCAAATACGCCATGTCGGACATCGTCACCTGGCCGTTCCTCGACTACGCCTTCGCCAACGGTTTCGACCAGATGTCGAGCCTGACCAACATCCGACAGGCCGGCTGGACCGAGGTACTGGATACGGAAGAAACGGTCACGGATCAGCTGCAGAAACTGCGCGACAACCGGATCATCCCGTGA
- a CDS encoding FAD-linked oxidase C-terminal domain-containing protein has product MADRKLKYWGWGYEDAGLDADQTKALLATFADGFGIRPSRDGRFPTLDAIELPKCRLEAPASLEGVCTDDHFERVYHAFGQSQPDSLRTYNGDFDHAPDIVAFPETDRHIAEIYEWAGKANAAVIPWGAGSSVVGGVTSDVGSRYNGTISVDMGRMNKVLEVDPVSRAARIQGGALGPQLEAQLKPHGLTLRHFPQSFEHSTFGGWIATRSGGHFATLYTHIDDLVEATTTVTPAGDIVSRRLPGSGAGPSPDRFVALGSEGALGIITEGWARLQGRPTFKATAGYRFTDFFDAARAVRAVSHAGLFPANVRIVDGTELKVNGAGDGSFTLMVVSFESADHPVDAWMERAEQCCLDHGAVVDVEWRDNPEAHLQGAVGAWRTAFIRMPYNREQLTPRGIISDTFETAITWDRFEEFYNAIKAATQAAIRDVTGHDGAVSCRFSHAYPDGPAPYFAFHAPGDPDGKAMLAQWQEIKTRCSDALIANGGTITHHHAVGRDHQKWYEQQRPALFGDVVADAKKRLDPKGVLNPGVIVG; this is encoded by the coding sequence ATGGCAGATCGTAAACTGAAATACTGGGGCTGGGGCTACGAAGACGCCGGCCTCGACGCCGACCAGACGAAGGCATTGCTGGCCACCTTCGCCGACGGGTTCGGCATCCGGCCGTCCCGCGACGGCAGGTTCCCCACCCTCGACGCCATCGAACTGCCGAAATGCCGCCTCGAAGCGCCTGCGTCTCTGGAAGGCGTCTGCACCGACGATCACTTCGAGCGCGTCTATCACGCCTTCGGCCAGTCCCAGCCGGATTCGCTGCGCACCTATAACGGCGATTTCGACCACGCGCCGGATATCGTGGCCTTTCCCGAGACCGACCGGCACATCGCCGAGATCTACGAGTGGGCGGGCAAGGCGAACGCCGCCGTCATCCCCTGGGGCGCGGGTTCATCCGTGGTCGGCGGCGTCACGTCCGATGTGGGGTCCCGATATAACGGCACCATCTCGGTCGACATGGGGCGCATGAACAAGGTGCTGGAGGTGGACCCGGTCTCCCGCGCCGCGCGCATCCAGGGCGGGGCGCTGGGCCCGCAGCTCGAGGCACAGCTGAAGCCCCATGGCCTGACTCTGCGCCATTTCCCACAATCCTTCGAGCATTCGACCTTCGGCGGCTGGATCGCGACCCGCTCGGGCGGCCATTTCGCGACGCTCTACACCCATATCGACGATCTGGTGGAGGCGACGACGACCGTCACCCCCGCGGGCGATATCGTGAGCCGCCGCCTGCCGGGCTCGGGCGCGGGGCCCAGCCCCGACCGTTTCGTCGCCCTGGGCTCCGAGGGCGCGCTGGGCATCATCACCGAGGGCTGGGCGCGCCTCCAGGGCCGGCCGACCTTCAAGGCCACGGCGGGCTATCGCTTCACCGACTTCTTCGACGCCGCGCGGGCCGTGCGCGCCGTCTCCCATGCCGGGCTGTTCCCGGCCAACGTCCGCATCGTCGACGGCACGGAACTCAAGGTGAACGGCGCGGGCGACGGCAGTTTCACGTTGATGGTCGTCTCGTTCGAGAGCGCGGATCACCCGGTGGACGCGTGGATGGAACGCGCCGAGCAATGCTGCCTCGATCACGGCGCCGTGGTGGACGTGGAATGGCGCGATAACCCGGAGGCCCATCTGCAGGGCGCGGTCGGCGCGTGGCGCACGGCCTTCATCCGCATGCCCTATAACCGCGAGCAGCTGACCCCGCGGGGCATCATCTCCGACACCTTCGAGACCGCGATCACCTGGGACCGGTTCGAGGAATTCTACAACGCCATCAAGGCTGCGACCCAGGCGGCCATCCGCGACGTGACCGGCCATGACGGGGCGGTGTCATGCCGCTTCAGCCACGCCTACCCGGACGGCCCGGCGCCCTATTTCGCGTTCCACGCGCCGGGCGATCCGGACGGCAAAGCGATGCTGGCCCAGTGGCAGGAGATCAAGACGCGTTGCTCGGACGCGCTGATCGCCAATGGCGGCACCATCACCCACCATCACGCCGTGGGGCGCGACCACCAGAAATGGTACGAGCAGCAGCGCCCGGCGCTGTTCGGCGATGTGGTGGCGGATGCGAAAAAGCGGCTGGACCCGAAGGGGGTGCTGAACCCTGGGGTGATTGTGGGGTAG
- a CDS encoding GntR family transcriptional regulator: MGGNPGISLTEQAYTQIEELIVTLQLPPGGAVSEGELCARTGFGRTPVREALQRLARQGLINILPRRGMFVTGIDVETQLQLLDLRREVERLMARHAARRASADERSRFRSLADAMDRAARDGDDEGFMALDQAFNNLVGTACRNPFARASMEQWNPLARRFWFQHHRNVGDLPRMASLHAAVARAVADGDADTAARASDELMDHLAGFTRAALDAGR, from the coding sequence TTGGGTGGAAATCCGGGAATCAGCCTCACCGAGCAGGCCTACACGCAGATCGAGGAGCTGATCGTGACCCTCCAGCTGCCACCCGGCGGCGCCGTGTCCGAGGGCGAGCTGTGCGCCCGGACCGGCTTCGGCCGGACGCCGGTGCGCGAGGCCCTGCAGCGGCTTGCCCGCCAGGGCCTGATCAACATCCTGCCGCGCCGGGGCATGTTCGTGACCGGGATCGACGTCGAGACCCAGCTGCAGCTGCTCGACCTGCGCCGCGAGGTGGAACGGCTGATGGCGCGGCACGCCGCGCGCCGGGCCAGCGCGGATGAACGCAGCCGGTTCCGCAGCCTCGCCGACGCAATGGACCGGGCTGCACGCGACGGCGACGACGAGGGCTTCATGGCCCTCGACCAGGCCTTCAACAACCTGGTCGGCACGGCCTGCCGCAACCCGTTCGCCCGGGCCTCCATGGAGCAGTGGAACCCCCTGGCGCGCCGCTTCTGGTTTCAGCACCACCGCAATGTGGGCGACCTGCCGCGCATGGCGTCGCTGCACGCCGCGGTGGCGCGCGCCGTCGCCGATGGCGATGCGGACACGGCCGCGCGGGCGTCGGATGAATTGATGGATCACCTCGCGGGCTTTACCCGCGCCGCGCTCGATGCCGGGCGCTGA
- a CDS encoding SDR family oxidoreductase, protein MTQNTALIAGALGVTGRALVEHLEDKPDWDIVALSRRAPDFPTRATFLSVDLTDAADCRAKLAAHREITHVFYTAYSQQATVAAEIPVNVGMLANLMDAVEETANLRHVQLMHGAKWYGTYLGSYKTPAREDDPRPLPVNFYHAQQDWLVERQAAQSSWSWSAMRPHGVWGFSTGSAMNLMTGVACYAAISKQLGVPLRWPGNAGFFDRLYQLIDVDLLAEAMVWAATTPSAKNAAFNITNGDLFRWRQIWPRIADFFEMDVAEPQPIPIAATMADKGELWDRMVAGNGLRPYALDEIVNWAYLDMALNNDFDQMSSLTKIFKAGWTNVWDSEATITRQLQKLRDNKIIP, encoded by the coding sequence ATGACCCAAAACACCGCACTCATCGCCGGCGCGCTGGGCGTCACCGGGCGGGCGCTTGTCGAGCATCTCGAGGACAAGCCCGACTGGGACATCGTCGCCCTTTCGCGCCGGGCGCCGGATTTCCCGACCCGCGCGACCTTTCTTTCGGTCGACCTGACGGACGCGGCCGACTGCCGGGCGAAGCTCGCTGCGCACCGCGAAATCACGCATGTTTTCTACACAGCTTACAGCCAGCAGGCGACGGTGGCGGCGGAGATCCCGGTCAATGTGGGCATGCTCGCCAACCTGATGGACGCGGTCGAGGAAACGGCCAATCTTCGACACGTCCAGCTGATGCACGGAGCCAAGTGGTACGGCACCTATCTGGGTTCCTACAAGACGCCCGCCCGCGAGGACGACCCGCGCCCTCTGCCCGTGAATTTCTACCACGCCCAGCAGGACTGGCTGGTTGAGCGACAGGCGGCTCAGTCAAGCTGGTCATGGTCCGCGATGCGCCCCCATGGCGTCTGGGGCTTCTCGACAGGCTCGGCCATGAACCTGATGACAGGCGTCGCGTGTTACGCCGCGATCTCGAAACAGCTCGGTGTGCCGCTGCGCTGGCCGGGCAACGCGGGCTTCTTCGACCGGCTCTACCAGCTGATCGACGTGGACCTGCTGGCCGAGGCCATGGTCTGGGCCGCGACCACGCCATCAGCCAAGAACGCGGCCTTCAACATCACCAACGGCGACCTGTTCCGCTGGCGCCAGATATGGCCGCGCATCGCCGACTTCTTCGAGATGGACGTGGCCGAACCCCAGCCGATCCCGATCGCCGCCACCATGGCCGACAAGGGCGAATTGTGGGACCGGATGGTCGCCGGGAACGGCCTCAGGCCCTACGCACTGGACGAGATCGTCAACTGGGCCTATCTCGACATGGCGCTCAACAACGACTTCGACCAGATGTCGAGCCTGACGAAGATTTTCAAGGCCGGCTGGACCAATGTGTGGGACAGCGAGGCGACCATCACCCGCCAACTCCAGAAGCTGCGCGACAACAAGATCATTCCGTGA